One Gossypium hirsutum isolate 1008001.06 chromosome A11, Gossypium_hirsutum_v2.1, whole genome shotgun sequence genomic window carries:
- the LOC107924073 gene encoding protein NPGR2: MKSKIRIKQPRRGGLRRDLGQIMKCLCTGEQLRKVDKMIPSSESLAAKDYSLSGYSSKVGVPEKKPDTRNIEEAELSLRESSSLNYEEARALLGRIEYQKGNIEAALHVFDGIDIAAISPKMKLTLSKRVDRRKRRSHDYAPPPMSIHAVSLLLEAIFLKAKSLQHLQRFREAAQSCTVILDIVESSLPEGLPENFGADCKLQETLIKAVELLPELWKFGDSPHEAILSYRRALLHQWNLDAETTARIQKQFAIFLLYCGGEASPPNLRCQIDSSFVPRNNIEEAILLLMILLRKVSLKRIEWDPSILDHLSFAFSMSGDLRALANQIEELLPGVISRKERYNFLALCYYGAGEDLVALNLLRKLLQSNEDPHCVPALLMASRICGEKPNLAEEGIKFAHRALESLDEECSELEGTGNLLLGLARSTHSKSALSDSERVSRQSEALQALERAWKITSMKDPNILYYLCLENAEQRKLEAALYYAKYLLKLEGGSNIKGWLLLARILSAQKRFVDGEIVLNAALDQTGKWDQGELLRTKAKLQIAQGQLKSAIETYSQLLAVLQVQSKSFGSGKRLHKDRSSRSFEQEIWHDLAYLYISLSQYQDAEICLSKSKAINSYSAIRSHATGVLYEGKGLLKEALEAYWNALGMDPNHAPSLISAAVVLGQLGGQSDAVVKSLLMNALRVDRMNPSAWYTLGLLHKDEDSPSSLCEAAQCFEAAAILEESAPVEPFR, translated from the exons ATGAAGAGCAAAATACGGATTAAACAGCCGAGAAGAGGTGGACTTAGGCGGGATTTAGGGCAGATAATGAAGTGTTTATGCACTGGAGAACAATTACGAAAAGTAGACAAAATGATACCTTCATCAGAATCCCTTGCTGCCAAAGATTATTCACTGAGTGGTTATTCTTCAAAAGTTGGTGTTCCCGAGAAAAAGCCAGATACTAGGAATATAGAAGAAGCTGAATTGTCCCTGCGTGAAAGTAGTTCACTTAATTATGAG GAAGCTAGAGCATTGCTAGGAAGAATTGAATATCAGAAAGGAAATATAGAAGCCGCACTGCATGTGTTTGATGGAATAGATATTGCGGCAATATCTCCCAAAATGAAACTCACCCTTTCCAAAAGAGTTGATCGCCGTAAGAGGCGATCTCATGACTATGCTCCTCCACCGATGTCTATACATGCTGTTAGTTTACTACTAGAAGCGATCTTTCTAAAAGCAAAATCATTGCAGCATCTCCAGAGGTTTAGAG AAGCTGCTCAAAGTTGTACAGTCATTCTGGACATAGTTGAATCTTCCTTACCAGAAGGCTTACCTGAAAATTTTGGTGCTGACTGTAAATTGCAGGAGACTCTAATCAAGGCAGTCGAGCTGCTTCCAGAATTATGGAAATTTGGTGATTCTCCACATGAAGCAATCTTGTCCTACCGGCGAGCTCTTCTCCATCAGTGGAATCTTGATGCAGAAACTACTGCAAGGATTCAAAAACAGTTTGCCATTTTTCTTCTGTATTGTGGAGGTGAAGCAAGCCCCCCAAACCTCCGCTGCCAAATCGACAGTTCGTTTGTCCCTAGGAATAACATAGAGGAAGCTATACTCCTGTTAATGATACTTCTAAGAAAAGtatctttgaaaagaattgaATGGGATCCGTCAATTTTGGATCATTTGTCATTTGCTTTCTCCATGTCTGGGGATTTGAGAGCTTTGGCTAACCAAATAGAAGAACTGCTTCCAGGGGTTATTAGCCGCAAAGAGAGATACAATTTTCTAGCTCTCTGTTATTATGGAGCAGGTGAGGATTTGGTTGCTTTGAATCTATTGCGGAAATTGTTACAGAGTAATGAGGATCCACACTGTGTTCCAGCATTGTTAATGGCATCAAGAATTTGTGGGGAAAAACCTAATCTTGCGGAAGAAGGGATTAAATTTGCTCATAGAGCTCTTGAAAGCCTGGATGAAGAATGCAGTGAGTTGGAAGGTACTGGTAACCTTCTATTGGGTCTGGCTCGATCGACACATTCAAAATCAGCCTTATCTGATTCTGAGAGGGTGTCCAGACAGTCTGAGGCCCTTCAGGCCTTGGAACGGGCTTGGAAAATTACAAGTATGAAAGACCCTAACATTCTTTACTACCTCTGCCTGGAAAATGCTGAGCAGAGAAAGTTGGAAGCTGCGCTATATTATGCAAAATATTTGCTAAAACTAGAAGGTGGTTCTAACATTAAAGGGTGGTTGTTGTTGGCTCGCATATTGTCAGCTCAAAAACGTTTTGTGGATGGTGAAATCGTTCTCAATGCAGCCTTGGACCAAACTGGCAAATGGGATCAGGGAGAATTATTGCGCACCAAGGCTAAGCTTCAAATTGCACAGGGACAGCTCAAGAGTGCAATCGAGACATATAGTCAGCTTCTTGCTGTTCTTCAAGTTCAGAGTAAAAGCTTTGGTTCTGGCAAAAGGCTTCATAAG GATCGTTCTTCAAGAAGTTTCGAACAGGAGATATGGCATGATCTAGCTTATCTGTACATAAGCTTGTCACAGTATCAGGATGCTGAGATTTGCCTTTCAAAATCCAAGGCCATCAATTCTTACTCTGCTATTAGAAGTCATGCCACTG GTGTACTTTATGAGGGAAAAGGCTTATTAAAAGAAGCTCTGGAGGCTTACTGGAATGCTTTGGGCATGGACCCGAATCATGCCCCAAGCTTGATATCTGCAGCGGTTGTGTTGGGACAACTTGGCGGCCAATCTGATGCAGTGGTGAAAAGCTTGCTGATGAATGCTCTCCGAGTTGATAGAATGAATCCGTCAGCATGGTATACTCTGGGTCTCCTTCACAAAGATGAAGATTCTCCGTCTTCACTATGTGAAGCAGCTCAATGCTTTGAGGCTGCAGCTATTCTTGAAGAATCGGCACCTGTTGAGCCTTTCAGATAG
- the LOC107922815 gene encoding rho GDP-dissociation inhibitor 1 — translation MESGKRAEAGPSAGVSEDKQQREEREMSEKPLADEVCDDHEDDDDDDDDDDDKKDGAGALAGFVPGPLLSLKEQIEKDKDDDSLRRWKEKLLGCVEEDLNGQMEPEVKFHSIGIISNDLEEVSYPLPLDLNREGLVLFTLKEGSRYQLKLTFSVLHNIVSGLTYSNTVWKAGLKVDQNKGMLGTFAPQREPYVHVLDEETTPSGVLARGIYSANLKFEDDDRRCHMELKYAFEIKKNS, via the exons atggagAGTGGGAAAAGAGCAGAAGCAGGGCCGTCAGCAGGTGTTAGTGAGGATAAGCAACAGAGAGAAGAAAGGGAAATGAGTGAGAAACCATTGGCTGATGAAGTTTGTGATGatcatgaagatgatgatgatgatgatgatgatgatgatgataagaAAGATGGTGCTGGAGCTTTGGCTGGTTTTGTACCTGGTCCGCTCCTTTCTCTCAAGGAGCAGATTGAGAAAGAcaag GATGATGACAGCTTAAGGAGATGGAAGGAGAAGCTTCTTGGTTGTGTTGAAGAAGACCTAAATG GCCAAATGGAACCTGAAGTCAAGTTTCACTCAATAGGAATCATTTCGAATGACCTTGAGGAAGTTTCTTATCCATTGCCATTGGATTTGAATCGTGAAGGCCTTGTCCTGTTTACTCTCAAGGAAGGATCTCGATATCAGCTTAAGTTAACATTCAGTGTCCTGCACAACATTGTTTCTGGCTTAACGTACTCCAACACTGTGTGGAAGGCAGGTCTTAAAG TTGATCAAAACAAAGGGATGCTGGGTACTTTTGCTCCTCAGCGAGAACCGTATGTGCATGTTTTGGATGAAGAGACTACACCATCTGGGGTGCTGGCAAGGGGAATTTACTCTGCAAACCTTAAG TTCGAGGATGATGACCGAAGATGTCACATGGAACTCAAATACGCCTTCGAGATAAAGAAGAACAGTTAG
- the LOC107924726 gene encoding exocyst complex component EXO84B, producing the protein MESSSTSATRFRFREQNRQQIEDAADSETSSGMSSVSSDLDSENELQSMTGKGIKHLCSELLELKTESDEDFHTNIFSNYSSFVRIFDEVRGMENELMQLKGQVLTQKKLVKDLIDGIHLKVLSEETIDSVIQESEFSEPTPQSQLAVHINSISETLDILMIENRMDEAIAIIQRADDNLQRMQFEDNSPVDLLLLYNSAIAEKKAMLTLQLTLSAENTRISAAELQKVLVGICKLGDSHLATQLLLKYYRLRLATGRHHLQSSQSFLDGLYVKNLAKFVFSMISQAARSFMMLYGETSPQASELLQWAREETKLFVASFNKYVRSSSDVTEGLSKAVEAMQFAMSYCSLLKSQRLFLKPYLIKHIRSCMEEVLLIHIDHFKKVISMFTATDDWVLGRYLISGILSEGNYMVAGQRPEYCILTNSGRKFITLLQAIIADVTPLLAIQMEGSILKGLMNLFTEYIAILEKAITFETHVSEKGSRRNLAKSLPQQLSVLANLSTLQLFFFKIVRSFLRGPGHLNSKLGKKNSIDFLQKELDGCILFIQEAVAKLKAHFCQQFINRMMSPETGSKLIVETCSDNQQEPSNFQGAMPSAAFQVLFLELRKVDKIDEDNVFEEDWLMELLRELIAAIFSWIVNNKEIWRNTQEDSPVQLSDIISQFVLDMHFLVEIVKYGGYFSKKPLVLQSLVDTAFTSAGLDPERDFDGDGWARNAANEAMQKLLEIEKMQLISKGDSTDGLEEEPCENEANDPVLDESTSTMTDSLVVLDEDSPTMDAVESRSTMKDSLVVLDEDSPTMDAVEVAITIETAMKAEIPPEVSLSLADVYDFPAVGLEDVDAGSGTTKAAGELYLPEKTDLPDPFSSDGTSDASELSVPVKEDAGSEADAIDSNVNELESISELSLPVKEDADSNANATASAITDPDGDGKVVDRV; encoded by the exons ATGGAATCTTCTTCAACCTCCGCCACTAGATTCCGGTTCCGAGAACAAAATCGACAGCAGATAGAGGATGCCGCCGATTCCGAAACCAGCTCCGGCATGTCCTCCGTCTCCAGCGACCTCGACAGCGAAAACGAGCTCCAGTCCATGACTGGAAAG GGAATTAAGCATCTTTGTTCGGAGCTTCTTGAGCTAAAGACGGAATCTGACGAAGATTTCCACACGAATATTTTCTCTAATTATTCATCATTTGTTAG AATATTTGATGAAGTAAGAGGTATGGAAAATGAACTGATGCAATTAAAAGGCCAAGTTTTGACACAAAAGAAGCTTGTAAAGGACCTTATAGATGGAATTCATTTAAAAGTTTTATCAGAGGAAACAATTGATTCAGTTATTCAAGAATCTGAATTTTCTGAACCAACTCCTCAAAGTCAGTTGGCTGTTCATATCAACAGCATTTCAGAAACATTGGATATTCTTATGATAGAAAATAGGATGGATGAAGCAATAGCTATTATACAAAGGGCGGATGATAATTTGCAAAGGATGCAATTTGAAGACAATTCTCCTGTGGACTTGTTACTATTGTATAATTCAGCGATTGCTGAGAAAAAGGCAATGCTTACTTTACAGCTAACACTGTCGGCTGAAAACACGAGAATATCTGCTGCTGAACTTCAGAAAGTGTTAGTTGGAATTTGTAAACTTGGTGACAGTCATCTTGCAACTCAATTGTTGCTTAAGTATTACCGTTTGCGACTTGCAACTGGAAGGCATCATCTTCAGAGTTCACAATCCTTTTTAGATGGCTTATATGTTAAGAATCTTGCAAAGTTTGTCTTTTCTATGATTTCTCAAGCAGCAAGGAGCTTTATGATGTTATATGGAGAAACTTCTCCCCAGGCTTCAGAACTTCTTCAATGGGCTCGGGAAGAAACCAAATTGTTCGTTGCTTCATTTAATAAATATGTAAGGTCCAGTTCTGATGTAACTGAAGGGTTATCAAAAGCTGTGGAAGCCATGCAGTTTGCAATGTCATATTGCTCCTTGTTAAAATCTCAAAGACTATTCCTCAAGCCATATTTGATCAAGCATATTCGTTCTTGTATGGAAGAGGTTTTACTGATACACATAGACCATTTTAAGAAAGTTATCAGTATGTTCACGGCAACTGATGATTGGGTTTTGGGTAGATATCTTATCTCAGGAATTTTAAGTGAAGGCAATTATATGGTTGCTGGTCAACGGCCAGAATATTGTATACTCACTAACAGCGGCCGGAAGTTCATAACACTATTGCAG GCTATCATAGCAGACGTCACCCCCTTACTTGCCATTCAAATGGAAGGTTCTATCCTTAAAGGACTCATGAATCTCTTCACAGAGTACATAGCCATTCTAGAGAAAGCAATTACCTTCGAAACACATGTTTCTGAAAagggttctagaagaaatttaGCAAAGTCATTGCCACAACAGCTTTCTGTGCTGGCTAATTTATCAACACTACAGCTTTTCTTCTTCAAGATTGTTAGAAGTTTCTTAAGGGGTCCTGGTCACCTGAATTCTAAGCTAGGGAAGAAAAACTCAATTGATTTTCTACAAAAGGAACTTGATGGTTGTATACTGTTCATTCAAGAGGCTGTTGCTAAGCTCAAAGCTCATTTCTGCCAGCAATTTATAAATAGAATGATGTCCCCTGAAACTGGATCTAAGCTTATTGTAGAAACTTGCAGTGATAACCAACAAGAGCCTAGCAATTTTCAAGGTGCAATGCCCTCTGCTGCTTTTCAG GTACTATTTTTAGAACTAAGAAAAGTTGATAAAATTGATGAAGACAACGTCTTTGAAGAGGATTGGTTGATGGAGCTATTAAGGGAGTTGATAGCGGCTATATTCTCTTGGATTGTGAACAACAAAGAGATTTGGAGAAATACACAAGAGGATTCACCTGTTCAGCTTTCTGACATTATCAGTCAG TTTGTCTTGGACATGCATTTTCTGGTGGAAATCGTCAAGTATGGAGGATACTTCTCCAAGAAACCCTTGGTTCTCCAAAGCCTTGTTGATACAGCGTTTACTTCTGCTGGACTTGATCCTGAGAG AGATTTTGATGGTGACGGATGGGCTAGAAATGCTGCAAATGAAGCAATGCAAAAGCTACTGGAGATTGAGAAGATGCAATTGATTTCTAAAGGTGATTCCACTGATGGTTTGGAGGAGGAACCATGTGAAAATGAGGCAAATGACCCTGTTCTAGATGAAAGTACAAGTACTATGACTGATTCTCTAGTAGTGTTGGATGAGGATTCACCAACCATGGACGCAGTTGAAAGTAGAAGTACTATGAAGGATTCTCTAGTGGTGTTGGATGAGGATTCACCAACCATGGATGCAGTTGAAGTTGCCATTACAATAGAAACAGCAATGAAAGCAGAAATCCCTCCTGAAGTTTCATTATCTCTTGCTGACGTTTATGATTTTCCTGCAGTTGGATTAGAAGATGTGGATGCCGGGAGCGGCACTACCAAAGCAGCCGGTGAACTTTATTTACCGGAGAAAACTGATCTGCCAGATCCGTTCTCATCTGATGGTACGAGTGATGCTTCGGAGCTTAGTGTTCCAGTAAAGGAGGATGCTGGCAGTGAGGCCGATGCCATTGATTCTAATGTCAATGAGCTAGAATCCATTTCAGAGCTAAGTCTCCCAGTTAAGGAGGATGCTGACAGTAATGCTAATGCCACTGCTTCTGCCATTACTGATCCAGACGGTGATGGAAAGGTAGTTGACAGAGTTTGA
- the LOC107924690 gene encoding uncharacterized protein, with amino-acid sequence MGCFLACFGSSKDRKNRKQRHKVQHRSQRNAGYIAQSTVSLEQSSLETPIKPVEEVRDGKAEEQLGSGSGSSTRKKVTFDTNIKTYEHVLVDESNDFELHDEEEGGKKGKVKEENLAKPRESQASSESSSTSYPPNHRYQNCRESDDEEEDEFDYDEESDLGDDEDDLEDYVGVDDGALQSSDRSIHGLGRVTEEEESNPIGSIRGVRGVGDGNVLKPVENLAQWKAVKAKGSTPLKPQKENLSLEQEEPGLSSSFRRSSKEHSFSFSEEVSVDASLSNWLSSREATPVKKSSTFNACTPERSVSSASVSMKMSPEDRPILGALTLEEINKFSASSLTSRRSPSRSPTPDEMPIIGTVGTYWNHESTTTKDSNSAASFKGIPNTTSKYREDKKVNWHSTPFEKRLERALNRGSEA; translated from the exons ATGGGTTGTTTTCTTGCATGTTTTGGTTCTTCCAAAGATCGTAAGAATCGAAAACAGAGGCACAAGGTCCAACATCGATCGCAA AGAAATGCTGGTTACATTGCTCAATCTACAGTTTCTTTAGAACAGAGCAGCTTGGAAACGCCTATAAAGCCGGTGGAAGAAGTTCG AGATGGTAAGGCAGAGGAGCAGCTGGGTTCGGGTTCGGGTTCAAGTACTCGAAAGAAAGTAACTTTTGACACTAATATTAAGACCTATGAACATGTTTTGGTTGATGAAAGTAACGATTTTGAATTGCATGATGAAGAAGAAGGGGGAAAGAAAGGGAAGGTGAAAGAAGAGAATTTGGCTAAACCGAGGGAGTCACAAGCTTCCTCTGAGTCTAGCTCAACTTCTTACCCTCCTAATCATAGGTATCAGAACTGTAGAGAAAGTGACGATGAAGAAGAGGACGAATTCGACTATGATGAAGAAAGTGATTTAGGTGATGACGAGGATGATCTTGAAGATTATGTTGGTGTCGATGACGGAGCTCTCCAATCAAGTGATAGGAGCATTCATGGCCTTGGAAGGGTCACTGAGGAGGAAGAATCAAATCCAATCGGTTCGATTCGAGGTGTTCGAGGAGTTGGGGACGGTAATGTTCTGAAGCCTGTTGAAAATCTAGCTCAATGGAAAGCTGTGAAAGCCAAAGGGTCAACACCATTGAAGCCACAAAAGGAGAATCTCAGCTTGGAGCAAGAAGAGCCCGGGCTTTCGTCTAGCTTCCGCCGTAGTTCCAAGGAACATTCGTTCAGTTTCAGTGAAGAAGTATCAGTTGATGCCAGTCTTTCCAACTGGTTGTCTTCAAGAGAAGCCACACCGGTCAAAAAGAGTAGCACTTTCAATGCGTGTACACCCGAGAGAAGCGTCTCATCAGCATCGGTTTCTATGAAGATGAGCCCTGAAGATAGGCCTATTTTGGGTGCATTAACACTTGAAGAGATCAACAAGTTTTCAGCATCATCTTTAACTAGTAGGAGGTCTCCAAGTAGAAGTCCAACTCCAGATGAGATGCCCATAATTGGAACTGTTGGAACCTATTGGAATCATGAGAGCACCACCACCAAGGACTCTAACTCAGCTGCTTCTTTCAAAGGAATACCGAACACTACCAGCAAGTACAGAGAG GATAAGAAAGTGAATTGGCATTCTACACCATTTGAGAAAAGGTTGGAGAGAGCTTTGAATAGAGGTTCTGAGGCATAA